DNA from Larimichthys crocea isolate SSNF chromosome XIII, L_crocea_2.0, whole genome shotgun sequence:
GCTGGGACAATACGCCACCAAGGCTTGGCTGGCCCACCCAGACACTAAGGTCAGCTGTAAACAAGGGATAGGCCACTTAGTCTACTAGGTTGCAAGAGTAGTAGTCAGGGTCCATTCTTGTAAGAGCTATAGTCGATGTCCTGGTGTATTGGAACCTTCAGCAAATAAGGTGTCAGCTGCCACTTTCATTGAATGCAATAGAAACCAGAGACTGGGCCAACCAGCTGCAGATGCAAAGCCTAAGCCTCTTTGTAAAAAGGATGGAAGAGTGCTGGGTCCTGCTGAACAGGAAGTTACTAGGGTGTTATCGCAGAAAACCAATGTAACCAATTGGAGGGCACCAGGGTGAGACTCACCTCTTCCATCCTTTTTAGGGAAGGAGGAAGCAATGTGAATATATCatagccaaaaaaaacaaataaacacacacatgggagGAGAACATGGACAATAACTATACCTCAACAAAAAAGATTCCCCCATGCTTTCACAGCTTTTGGTATGATTCTTGGTTTGGGCCTCAGCAAAAAAACAGCCTGCTCTAAGCCTCATCTTTTGTGAGATCAGTAAGGTGAACTCAAGgccaaaaagaaatgaattcatATGATTTAATTAAACCAACAAGTAATATGACAAACCAATACaaagtgaatgtgtttgtgtttctccagATTTAACtcagatgacctggatgactgacaACCCTAACAGTCAATATGATCATCTGTATATGTTCCTATAAGATAAAAACCCTTACTTATAACACTGGAAAAACTATATTCCTTTTTAACTATTATGTTGCCCATATCAAGTCACTCTTTTTGCCTGAAAATGAAGCTGCAAATcctgtatttgtctttttattatgGCAGCGACATGACATGACAACTACATCTTGGCAACAATCACTGGTGAATAAAGGGTTAAATGTTGAGGAGGTAAATATCACAGAAAAAAATTGTCTCTAATGCAGGTTTAATAACTGACAAATAAATCTCAATACTGTACCTGCACGATGCCAGCCATAGTTGAGCTTGTGTGTGGCAGGTCTGGAGGAGAGCCAGAGGGACAACAGGctgatgatgaagctgatgaagTCCACCAAGAGGTGGGCAGCGTCTGTCATCACTGCAAGACTGCCTGCAAAATACCCACCTGCAGATAgacaataatttaatataaatattatactATTGTACTGCTGAAATGCTAGATTTAGCATTGATCCAGAAAATGAGAGCTACAGAGAAGAATCGGggattaaacattaaagaaaaaaaagaaggactCACCAACGATTTCACCAATTATAAAAATCAGGCAGATGATAGAAACTGCATACAGCCTCTTCCTGGAAGCGTTCCTCTCTCGTTCACGATTCTCCCGCGCATGGTTGTTGTCATGGCAATGCTTGATGCCGTCTGTGTTGTCTATCTGTACTGCCTCCTGGCTGGGCACGCTGGATGTACATCACAAATGCAACAAAGGGAGAGCAGATAGCAGCATATTGAGCAATATCTTTGCAATCATCTCCTTCAACTctttaacatttgtttacagtgcGGCAAATATTAAATTATCATCATTcgtttttttcaagtgaataaTTTAAAACCACGAAAACTGTTTAGAATTCCCACCACAAGTTCCCAGAGCCCAATGTGTGTgtaccaacagtccaaaaaccaAAGATAATTAAATTGCAATGATGTAAAAGAGCAGATCCTCAAATTGACGAGGCTGGACAAAGCAAATGTTTGGCTTTAATTGATAACTGACTTGTATGCATTGTCAAATTTGTTGGCCATAAATATTTATTCTACTTCACTTCATATTTGTCCTGGAAAAGGTATTTAATCCAATAGCCCTTTTATACTAAAGCTCTTTAGCCTGCTTTAGATAGCATATCGGCAGGTTAGAAGGTGGTGAATGACTGGAGTACAACTGTATCTATtgtatgaaaaatgaataaactgcTGGAAGTTTGAAAACAAAACCGTACAAATGTATACAACATTAGACTACATTTTTCAGTGATAGTATAAATTAGTCCAATTAGTTGTTTGAAAGTCAGGAGCTTTATAAATGAAGTTTTAAGTGGCAATTTAAATGCTAATAAAGTCCAGTCAACTAAAGTGAGAGGTCACCCATGAGTCTGACATGAAAtccatgaaaactgaaaaataaatctaaatacaaagtgaaaactgaacattaatatttatttttaaaaattctagaattgaattgaaaaaaatTATTACacttatgaaaaataaaaattcaaaaaagtTCAAGATCAAAACttaatttttaatttcaaattgttgttcttttctttttctataattattttttttggccttttcaagctttatttgatagagacagctggagagtgacaggaatgtggggagagagagaatgggaatgacatgcaggaaagagccacaggtcggatttgaagcctgggcttccgcagcaaggactgagcctttgcacatggggtggctgctctaccaactgagctaaacaccacccctaCAAACTGTTTTTCGAATGATGCAAAGTTTTGGCCCTGATTTGGCTCCATATGAATGTGTATTCACCATCTGCTTCATAATCAGCTCAATGTAACAATTTGAAGTAGAAGCGACAGCATGAAAATTAGCAAAAGTTCTGCTCCACACTCAGTGTACTCCAGAATAGATAATTTTTGTATGAATACAATAGATAGACATAGAATAGAGGAATGTAGAATAGGGATAACTGACCTATCTGACCACAGTATCATTTACCTTAACATCCATCTAAATGGATTATTTAAGGCCCAGCAAGCTTCtcaagaaatacataaaaactacTATTTGAACCTGAAGAAATAGAAAAGGTTTATCAAAACTTATATTCCCAACCTACAGCAAAAAGAAGAATGTGGAATCAAAGAACTCCTTGACTCACTGGATTTGCCAGCTATTGGAGAagaacaaaatagaaaatgaatttcCAATATCACTAAGAAAGAAttcaaaaaatcaaacaaaacaccaGGCAGTGATGGATTCCCTAGAGAATGGTATAAAGAAGAGTTAACCCCACTACTCCTGAACTCTTTCAATGTTACTCTGTCAAAGAGGCCATAACTTCAGTTATACCAAAGGAAGGGGAAAATAAATCCTACAGACCTATCTCCATTCTAAATAGATTTAGCTTACAGCGAGGGACTCATCAAGGATGCTGCCTTAGCCCTACCGTGTTTGTAATATTTACTGAAACGTTGGCACAAATGATAAGACAAAGTTGCGATTTGTAAGGAATCCAGATAGGAAAACAGGAACATATCATTGGACTCTTCGCTGACAGTGTTACTGTGACTCTCCAAGACCCAGACAGAACTTTCCCTAAACTGATATTGATATTAGATGACTTCGGTAAATAATACAGgttataaatgaaacattttcgATTAGTTTTTCGATCCACTAAAACTCAGtctattattatctatttattattatctgtttaTCTCTCTTATCTAATTAAGACTTTTAAGAAGGAGTTTCTTCATAACATGATAATTAATTACATGTTCCTCTATTCCAATATGACTAAGTGCAAATGTAAGAATATACCTTCCATCAGTGTTGTATGTGTTCCTCCGTTCTATGTCCAGGGGAAGTCTCTCTTGGTCTTTCTTGAACATGACTGATGTCTTGAAGAATATCAGATAAGGTATTAAGAAATTGATCatagtgaaaacaaaaacatgctttaaaaaaaatcaaatacaagAAACGTTCTGTTAATTATtacaataattataatttaaatcTCCCTCAGAATCTTCTTCAGGCTTTGTCTCCTGCTTCTTACAGCTCTGTTGTCCCTGTTTACATACAACCAGGTACAACAAAGCTGTCCTGTCATTATGCAAATACTTGAGTAACGCCTAGAGGGCTGCATAATGAGGTAGAAGCCTGGGGGTCGGGCGTTAcacacaatgtttaaaaaaacaaacacaaaactatacatttcattaaattcaacattttcgAAATTCAACAGttcacaaaacaagacattttttttttcatgaagtgTATTTCAGTTTTGTGAAATGGGCTTTGTGATGTTGATGGTGTATTTACAGTAATACATGGTCATCACTATTGTACATATTATGTTGCAGCTCAGTGACTGCCACACCTTTGTCCATCCACAGCAGTATAGAAAAAGagtaacaataaaataaaaataaaatatatgccCTAAATAATGATATTTTGTATGTCTGTTGTTATTAACGATGTCCTAGACCACCCTGATGTAGCTTCAAACTTAAAGCTTAAGTATCAGTAAGAGGTTCATGGTGCCCCAAAATGGCCGTCCAAGTACATTAAATTCACTGTCATTCACATTCacgtcattccccatctctctctctccccactcttcctgtcactcttcaagcaTAAAGCTCAAAGaggccaaaaataataataataataaaaaggtggGGGACTGTTAACAAGGAGAAACCTGCTCCTCAAGACAATGCATCCAATTGTAGGCTTGTTGCCCAGCAATAGAGGAGCTGCTGTTGTCAGTAAGGggttaaatggaaaaaatgctTTGACATGACAGATTTTATGACATTGTAAATTAGCCTTTGAAAGCAAGACTCATAAGACAtagcattttaaaaatgaatattttattgaatgATTTATTTCAGCAATCTGCGGTTGCTGGTGTTAAAAGTCCATGCATAGAAATATTTATTGGTCTATATTTACATACCAGAACGTGTACAAATGCCTGTGGCTGTACCCTTTCCATAAAAAAGGTCTTTGTGTCACATAACACCAAAAGTCACACACAAAATGCGTTTTTAGTATAAAACTGTTTATGAGTGTAGTGCAGTGTGATTCCTATTTCAACATGAATCCatttaaaagcaaatatttacattttttaaacaaacaaagctttttCTAAAATCATTTCAAACCTGAGGAAGCTTGTCTTTCATTCAGACACATGCCAATTGTTATTTCGTTATCAACATTACTTTGCGAATGTCAAAATGAGGGCACTCCGGTTCGATGAGCAGTGCAGAGAAACTAAATATTACCATTAGAGTTTCCAGCAGCAAAAGCATAGCTTGGCCTTATTTTAGGCAGGCTCCTACATCTTGGGGTCCTCGCACAGGATACATCCAGGCTTCAAGTCAGCCTGTCTCTCCATTTGAATCGTAACAGAGTGGAAGTTGTAGGAGGAGAAACAGGCCTGTGTCATTTCTCTTAGGACAGTTTGAGCGTCCACTGAGTCAtctgtaaagagagaaaatacaaaggcaaacaaacacattttaatatacagtttaaaaacacacaaggtgaCTACCCTTGtcttaaaaagtgtttaaagaaaaaggacaaacacCCAACTGTAAGAAAAACTGACTCAAAGAAAATGGTGGAAATCCAAGTATTAGGCAAGGTGGAAATCCCTGCCAACAAtatcttctctttctccaacTCTTTATCAAGAGCTAAAACCTCAATGTTTAATCTTTCTTCTTAAAATTTCCATCTTCTCTATCTTCAAGAACTGCAAGTCTCAGACTCTCCACTCTCCCTGTTCACATCCTACTTCAAGGGCTGTATTTGAAGGTAACCTAGAGAGACTGTCTGAATTTTGTATCTTCATTATTGTGGTGAAACACAGGTGATAGCATGAATCTGGATGTCTGTACACCATATGAAGCTCAATCTCGACATTCTGAAACTGACAATACTTTTTCCTCTATTCAGTGTCCAGTCAtctgctgtactgtacattaCCAGTTGGAGCTCTGTAGTATCTCCGACTATGACTCCAAGGTACCTGGGTGACACTGGATGACCAACTGTCCTTCCCTGGTAACATCCCTACAACAACTACATCAAGAGGGTTTGTTCCTCATCCAACAGGCAGGGCAGAACTTGCTCCAGGCTAATTGGCACCTACATGACTGTAACTCACTCCTGGCAGGTTTGACTAGAAATGCCATCTGACCTCTGCAACAGCCCATTTGGTATTCAATCTACCCAAGTTCTCCAACACTACACTCCTCCTCACCCTGCACTGACTACCGGTAACTGCCCAAATCCAATTCAAAACACTAGCTTTGACCAGTATTGTGAATAGCTCAGACCCATCAGACATGCAGGGCAGGATGCAAGTGAGCTGAGTGGAGCAGTGAGGTCATGGAGCTGTTTGTTCCCTCCACTCAATATCACTCCGTGCTCTACTTAGGTTTCACCCCACTCTACTACTCCCTCACTAGGAGATTCTAATATGGTTAATATTGTGCAGGCAGCTCACAAAAGAATATGTTTGCATTTTAGAATGACAGTTTCTTCTCACCTATGGCTACGTGTGCAGACAGCACAGCCTGGTTCATGGTGAGGGCCCAGATGTGAAGGTTGTGGACCGCTGTCACCCCCTTCACTGCTAGCAGACCGTCCCGCACTTCACTGTATCTCACCCCTGCTGGAGTACCTGAGTTATAGATGAAAAAGTGATAAAGTGGAGTATAAGTGTAGGACTTTGAGAAATGATAAAGTATCTGAAAGAGCAAGAAATAGAGCTGTGTACAAAGACAATGTTGTCCTTGTGTTCAGAGCCAGAGAATGAGGGCCTTACCTTCCATCAGGACAATAAGAATATCCCTCATGATGGTGATAGTGGTGCACAAGACAAATATGGAGAACAGGAAGGTGCAGATGGGGTCAGCCATCTTATATTCAGgctgaaagaaacacagagaaaataaaggttAAGGATCGTCAGACATGTTAATCATCTGTGTActtaataattcatttgttcGTAGTAATTGAGGTTGTATGGAGTATTTCATCAAGAACATTATTGGTGAAAGAGCACAATGTCTATACAGACACGTATTTAATAATAACTTGAGTCTTAGCAGTGGTTAGccagaaaacacaataataaaagagACACATTTACAATTAATTTAGTATTTCTTATGTAAGCAAAACTCCCTTTACTTTAAATTTTACGGTAATGACTGGTGAGAGAGACTCACAGAATGCAGCACCATCTTTCCTGCTGCAAACAGCCTTGAGTTGTTCGACATTTCTCAAGGATGAGTGTGTTTCTAGCACCGAGAATACAGAGTGGTGCAAGGAGCTAGCTTACAGAAGCTAAAAATAATTCAGGAATTAATAAATAAGAGCTAACAGAACGGGCAGGTTCCGGCCAGGTTTGCCTTGGGCCCTATATTGACTAAATACGCCCCTGGAGACTTCTAACCTTGAAGAAGATAATGATGGCGCTGACAAGCACACTGATGCTCTGGAGAAGATCTCCCACCACGTGGACAAAGGCTGCTCGCACACTGGCATTGGCCTGCTGAGCCCTCCgtcctgaaagacaaaaaatctGTGCtctaaatatgaaaaattaTACACCAACAACAGTGTATATTCAGTCATACTACAGACTACTGTGCATGTTGGATTAAAAATTTATCATCAGTATGCTAATCATATTAGTGAAGAAAGTTACAAAACAATGACTTGTATACCAGGAACATACCATGAGCACTGCTGTTTTGCTCCAAGTCTACATGGTCATCATTCGAGTGGGCATGGTTGGAGATCTGATTGTGTCCCTTTCCTTTCTTGTGACTGGGCCCGTGGCCATGGCTGTGGCCGTGGCTGTGTGAGCTGAGACCTCCGTGACTGTGGCCGTGTCCAGACTGGTGAAGGGTGAGCGCCATGCTTTTGAAAGTAGGAACAAAATATTTCCAAAGTATGAAACTCTGAGACACAAGGCATTTTGTCAGCATAAAACTAAAGTCTATGAAACTGGATTTAGTACTGTACTGCCCTTCTCTCTGAATTGGTGttaatcaaatacatttttaaaaaaagctgtgtAAATGAGAACTGAGTTTGTATTTTACTCACATAATATTAGCCAGCACAGCACAACCAGAGGTAATAAGCATGACAGTGCCCTCAATGGTGTAGTCATCACTGATGAGGCGCTCCACAGCCAGATAAACCAACACTCCTGTTACCAGCCAGATGGTGAACACTGACAGCAGCGCACCCAAGATCTCTGCACAGGTGAAGAGATAGGAGGAACATAACTTAGGAGAAATTGAACAGAACTGTCGTGAAATACTGACTGGAAACTGCTCTTGATATCAGATTTTTCAGCTCCAAATTAACACAAGTTGGGTTACTTAACGTAATCCCTGGTTCTTTGATAACAGAGTGAGGTGTTTCACTGTGGGAACCGCTTCTGGCGAGACCATTACGGAAGCTCCAATGACACGTCTGTCTCTGACAGACAGGTCGACGTGTAGGGAAGGCCCCGCCCCCTCTATATACCACGGTCGACTGCCCCGTCCGGGCCATTCTTATCGGTTTCTTCCCTCATACATGCAAGGAGGGAATTGTTGGTGAAACACCTCACTCTGTTATCAAAGAACCAGGGATTACGTTAAGTAACCCAACGTTCTTTTTCTAACTTCGCTCAGTGTTTCACTATGTGAGATATAGACCACTCCCGGAATGCATAATCTCCCGAAGTCATCTGGCTCCTGACTGGGATGACATCAACCAGTTTCTGACGCACCAGACTCGAGCACTGCGTGAGCTAGAGATGGACCTGAGACATCCAGCCTATAGAATCTCACGAAAGTAAGCAGATTCCACCACTTTAGGTATGAACACCGGATTCGGCCCTAAACACACCTTAGACAAGCTCGGCGCAAACTGCAAGCAAGCCGGGCGGGTTGACAGCGCATGTAAATCACTCACTCGCTTCGCAGTAGTCAAAGCGAGTAGGAGAGCGGTCTTAAGTGACAAAAACTTCAGACCCACCACCTCCAAAGGTTCAAATGGGTGTTGTGAGAGAGCGTCTAACACAACCGCCAAGTCCCATAATGGCACCATAGGCCTGGAAACTAGCAGTTTCCGGCGCACTCCGTTCATAAAGTGGCATAATAATGGATGCTGGCCCACCGGCTTATCCCCGAAGCCTATGTGGCATGCTGAAATAGTGGCCAGATACACCTTGATAGTGGAAAAGGCTTTACCCTTTTCCAGCAGGTCTTGGAGAAAACAGAGAATGTCTTTCACTGAGCACTGAAATGAGACAATACGTCTGGCTTCACACCACTGCTCAAACACTCGCCACTTACAACTGTATAATGAGCGAGTGGATGAAGCCCTTGCACACTGAATAGTGTCGATCACGTTCTGAGGCAATCCAGCAGTGCCCAAATTTAACCTCTCATGGGCCAAGCCCAGAGAGCCACCTGCTCTGGATGGGGGTGGTAAATCTCCCCCCCGCCTGAGACAAGAGGTCCCTGCGCAGCGGCAGGGGCCAAGGTTGGCCTGATAGTAACTGAACTATCTCCACTATCCAGTGTTTGGACGGCCACCATGGGGCTATCAAAATTAGCGACAGGCCCTGAGCTCTCACTCGGGTCAGTGTAGGGGAGATCAGACTGAGAGGAGGAAATGCGTACAGCAAGACGTTTGGCCATGGGTGCGCCAGCGCATCCACACCTAACGGCGCATCCTCCTCCGTTAATGAGAAATACAGCTGACAATGTGCGTTTTCTCACGAGGCGAACAGATCTACGGCAGCCCGGCCGTATCTCTGCCACAGCTGGCTCACCACCTGGGGATAGAGTTTCTATTCCCCGAAAAGAGGGTTTCCTCTTGACATGAGATCTGCGCCCCTGTTCAGCACTCCCGCTACGTGCGTTGCCCGCAGCGACCCGAGCCGAGAGACGCTCCACAGAATTATTTTCTATGCCAGTCTGTGAAGCCGTGAAGAGCGCGTGCCTCCCTGATGGTTCACGTATGCCACCACCGTGGAGTTGTCGGATTTCACCAGCACATGCTGCCCTCTTAGGTgagggagaaaatgtttcaaggCCAGAAACACTGCCATCAACTCAAGATAGTTTATATGGTGGAGAGCTGCCGTGCTTTCTGGTGAAACTGTCACCGAGCGAGAGAGGTGACGGCGGGGACACAGTCTTAACGATGCCACCCATCTCTGCACATCCCTCATCAGCAGGAGGCCCAACCTTACTACTGAAATGACCAATGCCATTAGCCCCAGCAGCCGAAGACACTGCACCGCTGTCCCCGGTTGAATCAGGGCCAGGCACTAAATGAACAACTGTAGCCTCTCCTCCGATAGCGTGGCACGATATCTGAGGGAGTCTATACTGACACCCAGATAGGAGATGCATTGTGCGGGAAGCACACGGCTTTTGGTCCAGTTTATTCTGAAACTCAGACCACTGAGGTGAGACGTCACAGTCTCCACATCCCTGAGTGCCTGCCCCCGTGAATGAGAGCATATCAGATAATCGTCTATGTACAAAAATATTCTGATACCTCTGCTCCTTAATGGAGACAATGCTGCTTCCACACATTTGCTGAAAACCCGTGGAGCCAGCGAGAGACCAAACGGGAGCACTCTGTATTCATAGGCTATGCCTCGGTGCGCAAACCTGAggaatttcctgtgtgcaggaAAAATTTCGATGTGAAAATATGCATCTGCCAGATCGATTGTGGCAAACCAGTCGCCGGGACGGATAGACTGacaacacttttattattaacattcTGAACTTGTATTTTCTCAGATGACTGTTCAACACACGCAGATCCAGAATGGGACGCAGTGATCCCCCTTTCTTTGGAATGAGAAAGTAACAGAAGTAAAACCCCTGTTGACTCTCCTCGATCAGGACCACTCTGATCGCTCTTTTGATTAAAAGACAATCGATCTCGTTCTGTAACACCCGTGCAGCTTCCCCCTCTGCTACTGACATCAAAACACTGTTGAATCTCGGTGGTTTTGTAGCAAACTGAAGCCTGTATCCCCGAGAAACAGACAACCTGACCCATGTATGAACCTCCCTCCCTGGGCTGCACTGTGTTTGATTCAGTATTTTTTGTGTGGGACACCCCGCCCTCGGCTCTTGGCCTGGCTGCGGGgctgtcacttttatttctttgaacaTGGGAACATGAAAATGAGTGTTTGGTGACACCCAGGGAACAGCTCTTGGCTGTAGTGAACAACAGGTGCTTGGTGACACTTGGAGATGCGAAGACACTGAGATGGATCGGTGGCTCGAATGGAGGTGGTAGGCCAGTGAAGGCTCCACAGCCGGGGGTTCGGCCAGCCCCAGCTCCGCCATGCCATGCACTTCTAGCTTGTAGTAGCCCTGTGTGGTTACCTTGCTCTTGAACAGGCTCGACCAGAACCAACTCGGTCGGTCATGCAGGCCGGGACTGCTGGGAGCAGCTGCTTGGCTGGAGGGCGGGTCGGAGGGAGCCCTTTATCCCTCGTCGCCCCCTCCGTGTCCTGAGCCGCCGGCCAGGGAATATTCAGTCTAGCCGCGGCTCGTTGGTCAAACCCCGTACAGGTTATTATCCACCGGAGTGGCTGCTTCGGTTGAGCTAGGGGGTCTGGATTGCGTGGGGAAGGTAgagtcctcctctccttcctccatgtCATCCAATTAGAGGATGTCAGAACCGGTCTCACTGTCTGCATCGCCGTCTCCCTCCCGTCTGAAGACATCTTCGAACAGCAGGGATATGGGTCAACCTCCTCCATCAAGTCCGCCCAGTCCCTTGGGGCACGCGGCTGATGGGCGGTGTGGATCTCCTGAGCGGTATCTGAAGTGGCGAGGGACGGGTCCCTGCCATCAATACCTGTTACAGCCACTCTCAATCTCGTCTCCAGGACCTTCATCGGCATGGTGCAGCAATGTGCACAAACCCGTGGGTCCGCTAGCGCCGCCTGAGCGTGCTTAGCTCCCATGCACACGATAAACATAGGATGGGGGTCTCTGCCTGAAATTGTTGCTCTACATGACGTGGGGCAACGGTGGGAAGAGCCCTTCCCCTCCGTCTGCCCGGCTCCTATGACGGGGGCTGCGGGGACAGACATGCCAATCGGGGGAGAAATGTGGTACTAGCGGTGAACCTAGTTTAAAATTTTTATTGGGGTATATAGTTGGTGTGAGCCTAACTATAACCTGGCGTGTGGAGAACAGTTCGCCGTTACGCGTTAACTATGCTCCAAATGATGGTGGCACACAAGCTAAGAGTGAACGTAGCCCGAAGCTAGCAGGGCACCCGGTGGTTGAGCACCTGGTGACCCGTCGGGAAGCTCGCCACAACGTGGTCGCAATCCCACTGAA
Protein-coding regions in this window:
- the LOC104937810 gene encoding zinc transporter 8-like, whose translation is MFKKKDPERLVLVSGGRNTYNTAGSVPNQEALQIDGAGGIKHCHDNSHAQEDREREKKVARKRLYVVSVICMIFMIGEILGGYFAGSLAVMTDAAHLLVDFTSFIISLLSLWLSSRPATHKLNYGWHRAEILGALLSVFTIWLVTGVLVYLAVERLISDDYTIEGTVMLITSGCAVLANIIMALTLHQSGHGHSHGGLSSHSHGHSHGHGPSHKKGKGHNQISNHAHSNDDHVDLEQNSSAHGRRAQQANASVRAAFVHVVGDLLQSISVLVSAIIIFFKPEYKMADPICTFLFSIFVLCTTITIMRDILIVLMEGTPAGVRYSEVRDGLLAVKGVTAVHNLHIWALTMNQAVLSAHVAIDDSVDAQTVLREMTQACFSSYNFHSVTIQMERQADLKPGCILCEDPKM